AGATCGTCGCCGTACGCGCTGCGGCTGATCCTGCGGAATCCTGGACCGCCAAGCTGGCGGCTGCCGGTATGCCCAAGGCTGCAAAGAAGCTTGGCGAAGAGGCGGTCGAGACGGTAATCGCCGCAACGTCTCAAGGCCGTGGTGAACTGGTGGGTGAATCCGCAGATCTGCTCTATCATCTGTTGGTCGTGCTCAGAATTGGTAATATCCCGCTGAACGAAGTCATGGCAGAACTGCAGCGGCGGACCGCGCAATCGGGATTGGCCGAGAAGGCCGGACGTCCGGTGGAGTAACCATGGACCAGACCGACATTCAGCCACGCACCCTGGATCACTTCACCGGCGATGATTTTTCGCCCTACCGTTTTTTCTCCGCCGAAAAATGGGCAGAATTCCGCGCTGACACGCCTCTTACCTTGAGCGAGGATGAGGTCCGCAAGCTGCGCTCGCTCAACGATCCGGTGGATCTTGACGAG
The DNA window shown above is from Hoeflea phototrophica DFL-43 and carries:
- a CDS encoding phosphoribosyl-ATP diphosphatase — translated: MTSFTLADLEKIVAVRAAADPAESWTAKLAAAGMPKAAKKLGEEAVETVIAATSQGRGELVGESADLLYHLLVVLRIGNIPLNEVMAELQRRTAQSGLAEKAGRPVE